AGGACACGTAGACCACGGGAAGACAACAACAACAGCAGCGATATCAAAAGTATTAGCAGCGAAAGGATTAGCACAAAAAGTTGATTTTGAAAATATCGATCAAGCTCCAGAAGAAAGAGA
The genomic region above belongs to Pseudostreptobacillus hongkongensis and contains:
- a CDS encoding GTP-binding protein, which produces MAKQKFERSKPHVNVGTIGHVDHGKTTTTAAISKVLAAKGLAQKVDFENIDQAPEER